Proteins co-encoded in one Haloarcula sp. DT43 genomic window:
- the dph5 gene encoding diphthine synthase — translation MLTFVGLGLYDERSVTVAGRDAIRAADRVFAEFYTSRLVGTDIETLEETLETTIELRDRAGIEQDPEPILAAAAEEDVVFCTAGDTMVSTTHTDLRLRAADRGIDTRIVHGTTAQTAAGSLTGLQNYRFGKATTLPFEDAHGGDGVPDSVVATIEDNRERDLHTLVYLDIKVDDPHWDDSDDTYMTASHAAAMLAEPFPDTVGVVVARAGSPDPLVVADTLDELATRTFGEPLHLLVIPGSLHPLEADALESLAGADLE, via the coding sequence ATGCTCACATTCGTCGGACTGGGCCTCTACGACGAGCGCTCGGTCACGGTCGCCGGCCGGGACGCCATCCGAGCCGCCGACCGCGTGTTCGCCGAGTTCTACACGAGCCGGCTGGTCGGTACCGACATCGAAACCCTGGAGGAGACACTGGAGACGACCATCGAACTCAGGGACCGGGCCGGCATCGAGCAGGACCCCGAACCGATTCTCGCGGCCGCCGCGGAGGAAGACGTCGTCTTCTGTACCGCCGGGGACACGATGGTCTCGACGACGCACACCGACCTCCGGCTCCGCGCCGCGGACCGCGGCATCGACACCCGAATCGTCCACGGGACGACCGCTCAGACCGCCGCCGGCTCGCTGACCGGCCTCCAGAACTACCGCTTCGGCAAGGCGACGACGCTCCCGTTCGAGGACGCCCACGGCGGCGACGGCGTTCCCGACAGCGTCGTCGCCACCATCGAGGACAACCGCGAACGGGACCTGCACACGCTGGTCTACCTCGACATCAAGGTCGACGACCCCCACTGGGACGACAGCGACGACACGTACATGACCGCGAGCCACGCCGCCGCGATGCTCGCGGAGCCGTTCCCGGACACCGTCGGCGTCGTGGTCGCCAGGGCCGGCAGCCCGGACCCGCTGGTGGTCGCCGATACGCTCGACGAACTCGCCACGCGAACGTTCGGGGAGCCACTGCACTTGCTCGTGATTCCGGGGTCGCTCCACCCGCTCGAAGCGGACGCACTGGAGTCACTCGCCGGAGCGGACCTGGAGTAA